From a single Streptomyces misionensis genomic region:
- a CDS encoding WXG100 family type VII secretion target: MATYTVQMEQVDYIVGEMTTITQKINQTLADLDNAAKMHLSEWTSDAQQTYQQVKAQWDAAAADMTQKAASATQMLGEINEYYVSGERQGVRLWG; the protein is encoded by the coding sequence ATGGCCACGTACACCGTCCAGATGGAGCAGGTCGACTACATCGTCGGCGAGATGACCACCATCACCCAGAAGATCAACCAGACCCTCGCCGACCTGGACAACGCGGCGAAGATGCACCTGAGCGAGTGGACCAGCGACGCGCAGCAGACCTACCAGCAGGTCAAGGCGCAGTGGGACGCGGCCGCCGCGGACATGACGCAGAAGGCCGCCTCCGCCACCCAGATGCTCGGCGAGATCAACGAGTACTACGTCAGCGGCGAGCGCCAGGGCGTTCGACTCTGGGGGTGA
- the eccB gene encoding type VII secretion protein EccB translates to MQTRRDHMQAYQFAMGRLATALVTGDPGRGDSPTRRAALGSFFGAGLVVLLCLGFLVYGKLSPVTTAAWREPGSIIVEKETGTRYLFLDGRLRPVRNYASALLLTGKGGAVRTVAAKALSGVPHGAPVGIDGAPDSLPTPATLLAQPWTDCLRPDLPSGHVVDFAPGGRTVAFPAGRQLLLKAANGKRFVLFGGVKYPVPAQSALIALGLDGDRPVAASAAWLAAVPTGAALAPAKLDGRGGAAGTIAGRPVTVGQLFTTAAAGAKHSYVMTNDGIAQVSASEAALLAAEPGAPAPRQVSVTDIASARVAAGHSLDSGVPDLLGAPAADTSRQAVCLRETSRGARLSVSVVMEGGPAATGKQQVLVPPSHGVYAVDQAELAVRTPNPHTYLVTDQGILYPLGSSAAPSLGIGGTPTALPGSLLAALPHGPALDRTVAALTVKSGQGGGTSVSSSGSGASAAGRTSGRAPVPSVSSEPSPTGSAARVG, encoded by the coding sequence ATGCAGACCCGACGCGACCACATGCAGGCGTACCAGTTCGCCATGGGCCGGCTGGCGACCGCGCTGGTCACCGGCGACCCCGGCCGGGGCGACAGCCCGACCAGACGGGCCGCGCTGGGCAGCTTCTTCGGCGCGGGACTCGTCGTCCTGCTGTGCCTGGGGTTCCTGGTCTACGGGAAGCTGTCGCCGGTGACCACGGCGGCCTGGCGGGAGCCCGGCTCGATCATCGTGGAGAAGGAGACCGGCACCCGCTACCTCTTCCTCGACGGCCGGCTGCGGCCGGTGCGCAACTACGCCTCCGCGCTGCTGCTGACCGGCAAGGGCGGTGCCGTGCGCACCGTCGCGGCGAAGGCGCTCAGCGGCGTACCGCACGGCGCGCCGGTCGGTATCGACGGCGCGCCCGACTCGCTGCCCACCCCGGCCACCCTGCTGGCGCAGCCCTGGACCGACTGCCTGCGCCCGGACCTGCCGTCCGGCCATGTGGTCGACTTCGCGCCGGGCGGCAGGACCGTCGCGTTCCCGGCCGGCCGGCAGCTGCTGCTGAAGGCCGCGAACGGCAAGCGGTTCGTGTTGTTCGGGGGCGTCAAGTACCCGGTCCCCGCGCAGTCCGCGCTGATCGCGCTGGGCCTCGACGGCGACCGGCCCGTGGCCGCGTCCGCCGCCTGGCTGGCCGCCGTGCCGACCGGGGCGGCGCTCGCCCCGGCGAAGCTCGACGGGAGGGGCGGCGCGGCCGGGACCATCGCCGGACGGCCGGTCACCGTGGGGCAGTTGTTCACCACCGCCGCGGCCGGCGCCAAGCACAGCTATGTGATGACCAACGACGGAATCGCCCAAGTCAGCGCCAGCGAGGCGGCGTTGCTCGCGGCCGAGCCGGGCGCTCCGGCGCCGCGCCAGGTGTCGGTGACCGACATCGCGTCCGCCCGGGTCGCCGCCGGTCACTCCCTGGACAGCGGGGTGCCGGACCTCCTCGGCGCCCCGGCCGCCGACACCTCCCGGCAGGCGGTGTGCCTGCGCGAGACCTCCCGGGGCGCCCGGCTGAGCGTGAGCGTGGTCATGGAGGGCGGCCCGGCGGCGACCGGGAAGCAGCAGGTGCTGGTGCCGCCGTCGCACGGCGTGTACGCCGTGGACCAGGCCGAGCTGGCGGTCCGGACGCCGAACCCGCACACCTACCTCGTCACCGACCAGGGCATCCTCTATCCGCTGGGCAGCTCCGCCGCGCCGTCCCTCGGCATCGGCGGCACCCCGACCGCGCTGCCGGGGAGCCTGCTGGCGGCGCTGCCGCACGGCCCGGCGCTGGACCGTACGGTGGCGGCGCTGACCGTGAAGTCCGGTCAGGGCGGCGGCACTTCGGTGTCCTCCTCCGGCTCCGGTGCCTCGGCCGCCGGACGGACCTCGGGCCGCGCGCCCGTCCCCTCGGTCTCCAGCGAACCGTCCCCGACCGGCTCCGCGGCCCGGGTGGGGTGA
- the eccD gene encoding type VII secretion integral membrane protein EccD encodes MTTAPAVTAPASEVCRVTVVGPTGRADLAIPLTTPVSALLPVLVRHVTTDAADRGRPWVLQRLGEDPFDADATPATAGLRHGEELHLRPADDPLPALHFDDVSDGVAHVVTALPGGWHPKLTRTLALVMAVLTLPALGYALLGFGPGLAASAGAGVIAVLLAAGCVAAARLGADEGSVLVAGLGALAFGGLAGLTFRQGPHGGYAPGLPGVLAAAGCVAVVAIALLALRPLPLVVPGTLLVTALAAAVGTGLMRAAHWHGGQAVAVVAVAMFVLGHFGPRLTLRMARLRVPLLPHNAAELQEDIEPEPQERVERRVKAASAYLDTLSVSSALVYAAGFWYMTRVAGWIGWVLPLVFAGAVLLRARGLNRAAQRVPTVLAGAAGLVTVALTRFAPAGGGARVIVVAVLLAAVVGLLVAAWRLPGGRLLPVWGHSGDLLETVTAIALLPLLLQVLHAYAYFRSLTS; translated from the coding sequence ATGACCACCGCGCCCGCGGTCACCGCACCCGCCTCGGAGGTCTGCCGGGTCACGGTGGTGGGCCCCACCGGCCGCGCCGATCTCGCGATCCCGCTCACCACCCCGGTCTCCGCGCTGCTGCCCGTCCTGGTCCGCCATGTGACGACGGACGCGGCCGACCGGGGCAGGCCCTGGGTGCTGCAACGGCTCGGCGAGGACCCGTTCGACGCGGACGCCACCCCGGCCACCGCCGGCCTGCGCCACGGCGAGGAGCTGCATCTGCGGCCCGCCGACGATCCGCTGCCGGCCCTGCACTTCGACGACGTCTCCGACGGTGTCGCGCACGTCGTGACAGCGTTGCCAGGCGGCTGGCACCCCAAGCTGACCCGGACACTCGCGCTGGTCATGGCGGTGCTGACGCTGCCCGCCCTGGGGTACGCGCTGCTGGGCTTCGGACCGGGCCTCGCGGCCTCGGCCGGCGCCGGGGTGATCGCCGTACTGCTGGCCGCCGGGTGTGTGGCCGCCGCGCGGCTGGGCGCCGACGAGGGCAGTGTGCTGGTGGCCGGGCTGGGCGCGCTCGCGTTCGGCGGGCTGGCCGGGCTGACGTTCCGCCAGGGGCCGCACGGCGGTTACGCGCCGGGGCTGCCCGGGGTGCTGGCCGCGGCGGGCTGCGTCGCGGTGGTGGCCATCGCCCTGCTGGCGCTGCGCCCGCTGCCGCTGGTGGTCCCCGGCACCCTGCTGGTGACCGCGCTCGCGGCCGCCGTGGGCACCGGTCTGATGCGGGCCGCGCACTGGCACGGCGGGCAGGCGGTCGCCGTCGTCGCGGTCGCGATGTTCGTCCTTGGCCACTTCGGGCCCCGGCTCACCCTGCGCATGGCCCGGCTGCGGGTGCCCCTGCTGCCGCACAACGCGGCCGAGCTCCAGGAGGACATCGAGCCCGAGCCGCAGGAGCGGGTGGAGCGCAGGGTCAAGGCGGCCAGCGCCTACCTGGACACGCTCAGCGTCTCCTCCGCCCTCGTGTACGCGGCCGGCTTCTGGTACATGACGCGCGTGGCCGGCTGGATCGGATGGGTGCTGCCGCTGGTGTTCGCGGGCGCGGTACTGCTGCGGGCCCGCGGCCTGAACCGGGCGGCGCAGCGCGTGCCCACCGTGCTCGCCGGGGCCGCCGGGCTGGTCACGGTGGCGCTCACGCGGTTCGCCCCGGCGGGCGGCGGCGCCCGGGTGATCGTCGTCGCCGTCCTGCTCGCCGCGGTCGTGGGGCTGCTGGTGGCGGCGTGGCGGCTGCCCGGCGGGCGGCTGCTGCCGGTGTGGGGCCACAGCGGCGACCTGCTGGAGACCGTCACGGCGATCGCGCTGCTGCCCCTGCTGCTCCAGGTCCTGCACGCGTACGCCTACTTCCGCTCCCTGACGAGCTGA
- a CDS encoding WXG100 family type VII secretion target yields the protein MALTSVELQGMTAAQGSFQTALDETTGSYAQMDGQIEGLKASWTGDAANIYTAAMQSWLEDFDKVNQALRTMLEKLAENTNVYANTHEDTQQRANQVAQQVGSGHVGLPGFPS from the coding sequence ATGGCACTGACGTCAGTCGAACTACAGGGAATGACCGCCGCCCAGGGCAGCTTCCAGACCGCCCTGGACGAGACCACCGGCTCGTACGCGCAGATGGACGGCCAGATCGAGGGTCTCAAGGCGAGCTGGACCGGCGACGCGGCCAACATCTACACCGCCGCCATGCAGTCCTGGCTGGAGGACTTCGACAAGGTCAACCAGGCGCTGCGCACCATGCTGGAGAAGCTGGCGGAGAACACCAACGTCTACGCCAACACCCACGAGGACACCCAGCAGCGGGCCAACCAGGTCGCACAGCAGGTCGGCAGCGGCCACGTGGGTCTGCCGGGCTTCCCTTCCTGA
- a CDS encoding right-handed parallel beta-helix repeat-containing protein, which produces MTRPVLLVSPDRPGAYRTIADALADATDGALITVAPGRYDETLYLNRPLTLAAEGAGGTVEIASASGSTVVLDAEAVQLTGLQLTGTDREAPVLDVRRGQAALDGCRISGAAWAAVLAWQDGVVALRDCRITNAQGAGIVVTSGGGNAVERSHIEEVGSSAVVVAEHGRLTLRDCRLDRARGNGVCVNGQATAVVEATRISGSGKPALAVEQHARATLTGVEVSGSAALDAYLTSAAEVVLTGCSFTGSGGQAVRVGEGSAPVLRSCVVSGAAREGVHVAPGGRPRLEDCRITGTPTGLLVEAGGRAECAGLTVEGATTTAVHAADGEVVLERLTTEGGGGTALRAAGAKARLTVREAELTVGGASGVELSDGAFATLSALRLRSGGGTGLALASGARAEVTGSAFSGCSTVVGADAELTARDSEFTGADGDGIRVSAGGAVTAVGCRVNGARGHGVNVQASSRAELTNCTVFDNGGDGVRCNTDEPVRVHDCEIRDNGGAPVRQLKSGQVSVERVDTGTDPSGRTLDSAGGGDGAAPADGGPGTPQAAHTGTGPLAELEALVGLESVKREVTGLINLNKMAQRRQEMGLPMPPMSRHLVFAGPPGTGKTTVARLYGAVLAELGILSQGHIVEVARADLVAQIIGGTAIKTTEVFNKALGGVLFIDEAYTLTAQSRGTGPDFGQEAVDTLMKLMEDHRDEVVVIVAGYSAQMEQFLASNPGMASRFARTVEFPNYSAEELVTIVRGLCGKHYYELSDSALEALDRYFQDVPKGATFGNGRVARQVFEEMISRQASRLAAEPPGDDAELSRLTSADVITVPGGTADTAAAARSGPGTAPEQPSAPDRTAPTGTAPATTTPSGTAAPSAALRKLAAMTGLDAARTALRSRVEALAGAGRQPGAPVSAQANIVLEGPLGSGRRALARAYGRCLTEAGLLTSGTVHEVRLSALPARFPQQPAHRLAAALEEAEGGLLVLHLDDALGRRSPAERAAVLDGLARLAATPCDSVLALCGSPAELRALVGERADVAGEFAEYLRLDPYTVEQAIELVRRRLWAFGFQLADDAVRMLAAAFEAAPPRGGAWEAHRLAERLAATARTRTVAASDLPRPQAPAAPAATASAPQAPDPAANAVPAPPPPPANGTAPAEGRPGPAEPPQQPRPLVQT; this is translated from the coding sequence GTGACCCGGCCCGTGCTACTGGTGTCCCCGGACCGCCCCGGGGCGTACCGGACCATCGCGGACGCCCTGGCGGACGCCACCGACGGCGCGCTCATCACCGTAGCCCCCGGCCGTTACGACGAGACGCTGTACCTGAACCGTCCGCTGACCCTGGCCGCCGAGGGCGCGGGCGGCACCGTGGAGATCGCGTCGGCCTCGGGCAGCACCGTGGTACTGGACGCGGAGGCCGTGCAGCTCACCGGCCTCCAGCTGACCGGCACCGACCGCGAGGCCCCGGTGCTGGACGTGCGGCGGGGACAGGCCGCGCTGGACGGCTGCCGGATCTCCGGCGCGGCCTGGGCGGCCGTGCTGGCCTGGCAGGACGGCGTGGTCGCGCTGCGCGACTGCCGGATCACCAACGCCCAGGGCGCCGGCATCGTGGTCACCTCCGGCGGGGGCAACGCGGTGGAGCGCTCGCACATCGAGGAGGTCGGCTCGTCGGCGGTCGTGGTGGCCGAGCACGGCCGGCTGACGCTGCGCGACTGCCGTCTGGACCGGGCCCGCGGCAACGGTGTCTGCGTCAACGGCCAGGCGACGGCGGTGGTGGAGGCCACCCGGATCAGCGGCAGCGGCAAGCCCGCGCTCGCCGTGGAACAGCACGCGCGGGCCACGCTGACCGGTGTGGAGGTGAGCGGCAGCGCGGCGCTGGACGCGTATCTGACCAGTGCCGCCGAAGTCGTCCTCACCGGCTGCTCGTTCACCGGTTCCGGCGGCCAGGCGGTGCGGGTCGGCGAGGGCAGCGCTCCGGTGCTGCGTTCCTGTGTGGTCTCCGGCGCGGCGCGCGAGGGTGTCCACGTCGCGCCGGGCGGGCGGCCCCGGCTGGAGGACTGCCGGATCACCGGCACCCCGACCGGTCTGCTGGTGGAGGCGGGCGGGCGGGCCGAGTGCGCCGGGCTGACCGTCGAGGGCGCCACGACCACGGCCGTCCACGCGGCCGACGGCGAGGTGGTGCTGGAGCGGCTGACGACCGAGGGCGGTGGCGGCACCGCGCTGCGGGCCGCCGGAGCCAAGGCGCGGCTGACCGTTCGCGAAGCCGAGTTGACCGTCGGCGGGGCGTCCGGTGTGGAGTTGTCGGACGGCGCCTTCGCGACGCTGTCGGCGCTGCGGCTGCGCTCGGGCGGTGGCACGGGCCTCGCGCTCGCCTCCGGCGCCCGCGCCGAGGTGACCGGCTCGGCGTTCTCCGGCTGCTCGACGGTCGTCGGGGCCGATGCCGAACTGACCGCCCGTGACAGCGAGTTCACGGGCGCGGACGGCGACGGCATCCGGGTCAGCGCGGGCGGCGCGGTCACCGCCGTCGGCTGCCGGGTCAACGGCGCGCGCGGCCACGGCGTGAACGTCCAGGCGTCCTCGCGGGCCGAGTTGACCAACTGCACGGTCTTCGACAACGGCGGCGACGGGGTGCGCTGCAACACCGACGAGCCGGTGCGGGTGCACGACTGCGAGATCCGCGACAACGGCGGCGCGCCGGTCCGCCAGCTGAAGTCGGGCCAGGTGTCGGTGGAACGCGTCGACACCGGCACCGACCCGTCCGGCCGCACGCTGGACAGCGCGGGCGGCGGCGACGGGGCCGCCCCGGCGGACGGCGGCCCGGGGACACCGCAGGCCGCGCACACCGGCACCGGCCCGCTCGCGGAACTGGAGGCGCTGGTCGGTCTGGAGAGCGTGAAGCGCGAGGTCACCGGGCTGATCAATCTGAACAAGATGGCCCAGCGCCGCCAGGAGATGGGCCTGCCGATGCCGCCCATGAGCCGGCACCTGGTCTTCGCGGGGCCGCCCGGCACCGGCAAGACGACGGTGGCCCGGCTGTACGGCGCGGTCCTCGCGGAGCTGGGCATCCTCAGCCAGGGCCACATCGTGGAGGTGGCCCGCGCCGACCTGGTCGCGCAGATCATCGGCGGTACGGCCATCAAGACCACGGAGGTCTTCAACAAGGCGCTGGGCGGCGTCCTGTTCATCGACGAGGCGTACACGCTCACCGCCCAGTCGCGCGGCACCGGTCCCGACTTCGGGCAGGAGGCCGTCGACACGCTGATGAAGCTGATGGAGGACCACCGCGACGAGGTCGTGGTGATCGTGGCCGGCTACTCCGCGCAGATGGAGCAGTTCCTCGCCTCCAACCCCGGCATGGCCTCCCGGTTCGCCCGCACGGTGGAGTTCCCCAACTACAGCGCCGAGGAACTGGTCACCATCGTGCGGGGCCTGTGCGGCAAGCACTACTACGAGCTGTCGGACTCCGCGCTGGAGGCGCTGGACCGGTACTTCCAGGACGTGCCCAAGGGCGCCACCTTCGGCAACGGCCGTGTCGCCCGCCAGGTGTTCGAGGAGATGATCAGCAGGCAGGCCTCCCGGCTGGCCGCCGAACCACCGGGCGACGACGCCGAGTTGTCCCGCCTCACCAGCGCGGACGTCATCACGGTGCCGGGTGGCACGGCCGACACCGCGGCCGCGGCGCGCAGCGGTCCGGGCACCGCACCCGAGCAGCCCTCGGCGCCCGACCGTACGGCACCCACCGGCACGGCACCCGCGACGACGACGCCGTCCGGCACGGCGGCCCCCTCCGCCGCGCTGCGCAAGCTGGCGGCGATGACCGGGCTCGACGCGGCCAGGACCGCGCTGCGCAGCCGGGTGGAGGCGCTGGCCGGGGCCGGACGGCAGCCCGGGGCACCGGTGTCGGCGCAGGCCAACATCGTGCTGGAGGGACCGCTGGGCAGCGGCCGGCGGGCGCTGGCCCGGGCGTACGGGCGGTGTCTGACCGAGGCGGGGCTGCTGACCTCGGGCACCGTGCACGAGGTACGGCTGTCCGCGCTCCCGGCGCGGTTCCCGCAGCAGCCCGCCCACCGGCTGGCGGCCGCACTGGAGGAGGCCGAGGGCGGTCTTCTCGTGCTGCACCTCGACGACGCCCTCGGCCGGCGCTCGCCCGCCGAGCGCGCGGCGGTGCTCGACGGGCTGGCCCGGCTGGCCGCCACGCCGTGCGACTCGGTGCTGGCGCTGTGCGGCTCGCCCGCCGAGCTGCGTGCGCTGGTCGGTGAACGGGCGGACGTGGCAGGCGAGTTCGCCGAGTACCTGCGGCTCGACCCGTACACCGTGGAGCAGGCCATCGAGCTGGTGCGCCGCCGGTTGTGGGCGTTCGGCTTCCAACTGGCCGACGACGCGGTGCGGATGCTGGCCGCCGCCTTCGAGGCCGCGCCACCGCGCGGGGGCGCCTGGGAGGCACACCGGCTGGCGGAACGGCTCGCCGCGACCGCGCGCACCCGCACCGTCGCCGCCTCCGACCTCCCCCGGCCGCAGGCCCCCGCCGCTCCGGCGGCGACCGCGTCCGCACCACAGGCTCCGGATCCGGCCGCGAACGCCGTACCCGCCCCGCCCCCGCCCCCGGCGAACGGCACGGCACCGGCCGAGGGCCGTCCGGGCCCGGCGGAACCACCGCAGCAGCCGAGGCCGCTGGTGCAGACCTAA